AACAATACCAACCAGAAAAGTGAACAAAGGTATAAACTGCCCGATCAACACGCGTGAAGCGCCGGTCTAAAACGATATGCAGGATTCAAGCGAACGTCCTTTTGTGCAGCGAAACACAACTCAATACTGACAGAGATTTGCAGCAGTCTCTATGCTCGCGTGACAGCGTGGAAGGCGAGAGTACTGCAGTGTTTGTACACCTCCCGATAGGCGCCCGTCCATCACGTGCCAAATACGCAGACGCGCGACGGACCATATATAGTTTGAAAGAATGACGTGCGGCGCAATCGTTTGAACTGAGCGAAAATACTTTCACAGAATGCTGTGCGTGGCCGGTATAGAAAAGATATGCTGAGCTTTTGCGCGCAAGGTGTGCATGACAATGTCGACGCACCTGTATTCAGTTAGAGATGCCGGCGATGCAAAAGGTTGCTGTTTCTTTCGGCATTGTGCAATGTATAGGTGCTGCTATATGTGAAGCTGATGAATAAGGACAGGGCCTGTCTTCCGGCAGTTAAAGCAGCACAGAATATATCTTGACGGATCGGGTGGCGTGTGTGCAGCTGAAATAATTACCAGCACATtcccacaaacacacaaacagacaTATACcgagtgtttcaagaaatgtgtccaatatgtttaaaatcagcaaaatgaGCTGTATGTTCCGTGTTCTTCgcagttgctttttctgtagtgGCAGTCATCTTGAACCAATTGAAGACAAAATTTGTAACAGTAACTAAGAAAGTTTAACTAATTAACTTCATACTTATGCGAGTTAGGAAGTTGAGACAAAATGTAGAATTAAGTCTTTCATGCGAAGAACTTATTGGCACTTTGAGATTCCGGAAAAGTGCCCTATAGTAACAACTGCCAAATAATGAAATTCTCCGAAATCTTGCGGCGAAATTGCTGGCAACCTAAACACCCTCCACCTCTCTGCACGCGTATACGCGTGCAAGAAGGAGGAGTACGTTTTAGGTTGCCAGCGGATCTAGCCTCGCAAGATTAGTAGGTAACTGGCCCACCCAGTTTTCTACTTTGCAGTTACGTTGAAAATATAGATGGTCCCACCAACCATCGTCCCATCTGTTAAATAAACATCTCTCACCGTAACCATGCGATCATTTATGTAAAAGCGAAGTACGGGAATGGCGCGGGAAGCTCGTGGCAGCAATGCATCACAACatctggggtttgacgtcccaaaaccatcatgtatgactatgagagacaccgtcgtgtgagggctctggaaatttcaaccgtgtggtgttctttaacgtgcgctcccATCGCACAGTACAATAGCTATACCCTTCGTGTTTTTGTGCACGCATCTATTTCGTCACAGCGTCATTTATATAAAGCGGCGCCGGCACGTGTTGACGATGTCGCTGGACAACACCATGATGTAACGGTATGATATCTTGAAATATCGTGCAACTACACACACTTCTGTTCGTGTGACCCTGTAAAAAGATCGCGCCTATATGTCAATTCATCAACGCGGCGAGTACGACGAGACGTGTGCAGCATATTGTTCGTGCCCGCTCGTTCTTTCAACATGATTCGTCAAGCAGCGACATGACAGCAAGGCCCAGAATGACTAAAATGGATCGGACGCGGCCATCTATACGACAGTGTATTTGTCAATTTTTCGGTTCTTTTTGAAATTTTTGTTTGCAGTGTCAAACGCACGAGCAGCTCGGTTGATAAAAAACACTAATGCTgcgcgcgcgtgcacacacacacacacacacacacacacacacacacacacacacacacacacacacacacacacacacacacacacgcacgcacgcacgcacacgcacgcacgcacacgcacagtgagagagagagtgaacgtACAAGCATAATGGAAAAGCATCCGTCAACTTCCCTTCGATTAGCTTGCATACAAACGCAGTAAAATTCCTTAAAATTAGCTTTCGCGCAAATTCCCAGCGTGTGTTCTGGAAGATGGGATGGCGCTGCCGATATTCGTGAGTATGCGCAAATAAGCTTCATGTCTACCTCGTTTTCCGCCATGGACACAGCGTGACCGATCGCCCTTTCGTCTGATAGTCAAGATTCGCTCAGCCTATTTCTTttggtgttgttgttttgtgcCTGCAGGGTTTTATTTTCCGCAACGAATATCTGAAAACTACAGGTTAGCTTATGATTCAAAGAGGGGAAAACACTTGTATTTTAAAAATAActttatatatagagagagaaataataaaGTGGCGGAAGGGTTGGAAGGTTAACAAAAAATGGggcacccggtttgctaccctgcacaacggcaaaggggaatggggaagaaaaatGATAGAGAAAGCGAAGAGCAAAATAGACgcgcgaaaaataaaaaaagaagagcgggggtgctatagcctattctgTATAGGCTACTACCACGCAAAgcgttcaataaggccttcactgattttctttgcGAGGACAAATCATGTCGCTTTTCAAGCACTGgctgttctgacaagggtctgtcgtcaaggcgggcTAACGCAGCAACTATAGCGgctgtctttgcacgctgtaacgagggcagtgacaaagaacgtgctctatcgtttcatcgctgccgatatatatgatcgcaagcagcactgtcttccatgccgattcggaaagcgaaaactttggtgaaagcgacaccaagccGCAGTCGACAATGCACCGTTATCACAAATCGAGAGAGTGCAGACGAAGTCGACGAGACGGGTCCAGCCTGTGCAGTCGCGTGTTCCGTAAGCACTCTGTGTTCCACTGGGATTTTACATCTACATTAGCACTTTCTTGCATGTTCATTGCAGCTGCAGTCCTTGAGAATGGAAGGGATTCTTTTACACAGAAAAACTGTACACCGATAAGCTCTGTAGCTCTATTCCGTACCAAAAAACCTTTAGTACGGAAGTACTAAAGTACTTTAGTACATTAGTACTGCACAGCTGAACGCGGTTTATGAGCCATTCGTGTATGCATTTAGCTAAGCTAACAGGCAAAGAACAATTAGAAAAGCCTATGAGGAAAAAATAGCATGTTGCTACTTTTTAACATATACAAGAAAATTAGATCAAGCAGTAAGAATAAAATACGGGGATAGTAGTCACTTCCCCGTCAATAAAGGCCAACTctggcgatttttcgaccatgtcaaggtaattgTGTTTGTGTGTTCCTGAGACAGTCTTGTATCGACCCGAGTAGCTGAAATACTCAGaaaattcaaaaataatttttatttatcAAGAAGgtgcaataccgaaaccgaaaaACAACCGGGCGtcctgtctgcgtatgacgtgCTATTTGGTAAAAACCGGAGGCCGGATATTGGTCCAGCCGGCGCGGTGTTTGAAAACTGTGAAAGGCAGACCAGCGAAGtgccggccaaacaccacagaggaaggaagaaagcttccTGTGctataccagagtccttcaatgctttcctggtcacgaaactccgccgtcactcaatgggagagcttcatacGCTGCCCAAAACTGCCGCGATGCGGCGCCACTGCGCCACAGAGGGCATCGTTCGGGCTGCTCGCGTACTAAAACAGACTGAAACGCGTACGCACAGCgagacaaactggtggaagaagcgtgcgtgcgtgtccAAGTTAGCCAAAATGTTGTGAGACGACGATGCCTAACACGTGTTGCGTGCCGGGGTGCCGTTCCGGCTACAGAGGAACGACCGAGAAGGTGTCGTTGTTTTCTTTTCCACCTGACAAGGACCAGCGCGAGAAATGGAAACGGGCCATACCGCGGCAGGAAAGTGGCGACTTCAACTTTGAGTCCAAATATACACGTGTGTGTGCGAAGCATTTCGACGCCTCGGACATTGTCACTACTTATGATTTCAATATCAACGGCGACGCCGTGTCCCTGGAGCGCGACAAGCCAACGCTGAAGGCTGACGCTGTCCCAAGTATGTTTGGTGGCCTTCCTTCGTATCTCACGAAGCGTAAAACTCGACCCCGCTCATCGACAAATCGATCACCGCGCAAACGAGCACGTGAGTCGTCGTGCGAGACGGAGGAGCAACGAGCATCGCCGACGACCTGTTCAGACCGCACCGATGCTGCATCAGTGAATGAAGGTATGTAAGCGCTAGGCCAGATTACATCCGTGTCGTCGTGTATGAGGGTATCGTCTGAGCCTGTATATTTGAAACTGCATGACTTGTTTTTCTTCActccttttc
The sequence above is drawn from the Rhipicephalus microplus isolate Deutch F79 chromosome 3, USDA_Rmic, whole genome shotgun sequence genome and encodes:
- the LOC142803850 gene encoding uncharacterized protein LOC142803850 isoform X2 — encoded protein: MPNTCCVPGCRSGYRGTTEKVSLFSFPPDKDQREKWKRAIPRQESGDFNFESKYTRVCAKHFDASDIVTTYDFNINGDAVSLERDKPTLKADAVPSMFGGLPSYLTKRKTRPRSSTNRSPRKRARESSCETEEQRASPTTCSDRTDAASVNEDVALTSETVETYHTDTACQTDRLVDCASCAAVQKLRCQLRAAKQQLRQCQTKLAEFRKKTAKYERQQQSLQRLSDREKLTLTTILASMIGIS
- the LOC142803850 gene encoding uncharacterized protein LOC142803850 isoform X1: MPNTCCVPGCRSGYRGTTEKVSLFSFPPDKDQREKWKRAIPRQESGDFNFESKYTRVCAKHFDASDIVTTYDFNINGDAVSLERDKPTLKADAVPSMFGGLPSYLTKRKTRPRSSTNRSPRKRARESSCETEEQRASPTTCSDRTDAASVNEADVALTSETVETYHTDTACQTDRLVDCASCAAVQKLRCQLRAAKQQLRQCQTKLAEFRKKTAKYERQQQSLQRLSDREKLTLTTILASMIGIS